The Synechococcales cyanobacterium T60_A2020_003 genome includes a window with the following:
- a CDS encoding alpha/beta hydrolase has protein sequence SFLLFQYTRRRSMIRKTLKKVYLDQSAVTDELVEDIYRPSCDPGAAKVFASVFKSPKGETVDQLLARLSCPLMLIWGEGDPWMNTRARSAQFRQHYANLTEHFLQAGHCPHDEVPDQVNLLIRDWVLQRPELATAGIQ, from the coding sequence CAGTTTTCTATTATTTCAGTACACCCGTCGCCGCTCGATGATTCGGAAAACGTTGAAAAAGGTTTACCTGGATCAATCGGCGGTGACCGATGAACTGGTGGAGGATATCTATCGCCCGTCTTGCGATCCCGGTGCGGCGAAGGTGTTTGCGTCCGTATTCAAATCTCCCAAAGGCGAGACTGTGGATCAACTCTTGGCGCGTCTGTCCTGTCCGCTGATGCTGATTTGGGGAGAAGGCGATCCCTGGATGAATACCCGTGCCCGCAGTGCCCAGTTTCGGCAGCACTACGCCAACCTCACCGAACATTTTCTTCAGGCAGGCCACTGTCCCCATGATGAAGTCCCCGATCAGGTGAATCTGCTGATTCGAGATTGGGTTCTTCAACGTCCAGAGCTGGCAACAGCGGGGATTCAATAA